A genomic window from Phocoena sinus isolate mPhoSin1 chromosome 20, mPhoSin1.pri, whole genome shotgun sequence includes:
- the SPATA22 gene encoding LOW QUALITY PROTEIN: spermatogenesis-associated protein 22 (The sequence of the model RefSeq protein was modified relative to this genomic sequence to represent the inferred CDS: substituted 1 base at 1 genomic stop codon), producing the protein MKRNINENSTRNTAGCLPVPLFNQKKRNRQPLTSNPLKNDPGISTASDSYDFPPLPTDWAWEAMNPELPPLTKTVNTGQIPHSVSHPLRSQDSVSKSIQLNAERSKSGWSYRDGNKNTTLKTWDRNDFKPQCKRTNLMTNNGIHSCPVNLGAQQWKQLRVSESTNLPHQRESEVLTQTHSSKISGSTMRSLDKNGSLQAFKPIFNKINXEKNVDGFPEENTLKEASLYQLKLKEKENSLRIISAVIESMKYWCAHAQKTVLLFEILAVLDSAVTPGPYCSKTFLLRDGKNTLPCVFYEIVSICLSILCKAYANKNIQMQAIIQL; encoded by the exons GCTGTTTGCCTGTACCACTGTTCAATCAGAAAAAGAGGAATAGACAGCCATTAACATCCAATCCACTTAAAAATGATCCAGGTATCAGTACTGCTTCTGACAGTTATGATTTCCCTCCTCTACCAACAG ATTGGGCCTGGGAAGCTATGAATCCAGAGCTGCCTCCTTTAACGAAAACAGTGAACACAGG GCAAATACCACATTCAGTTTCTCATCCCCTGAGAAGTCAAGATTCTGTGTCTAAATCTATTCAATTAAATGCTGAAAGAAGCAAGAGTGGTTGGAG CTACAGAGACGGCAACAAAAATACCACTTTAAAAACTTGGGATAGAAATGATTTTAAGCCTCAGTGCAAGAGAACAAATCTAATGACAAATAATGGAATACATTCATGTCCAGTGAATTTGGGAGCTCAACAATGGAAACAATTAAGAGTATCTGAATCTACTAACTTACCTCACCAAAGAGAAAGTGAAGTACTCACACAAACACATTCGTCAAAAATATCTggctccacaatgagaagtctaGACAAAAACGGTTCATTACAGGCATTTAAGCCAATTTTCAacaaaatcaattaagaaaaaaatgtggatggttttccagaagaaaacaccCTCAAg GAAGCATCATTGTATCAGTTAAAGCTTAAGGAGAAAGAGAATTCTTTAAGAATTATATCTGCAGTTATTGAAAGCATGAAGTACTGGTGTGCACATGCACAGAAAACTGTACTTCTTTTTGAAATATTAG CTGTTCTCGATTCAGCTGTTACACCTGGCCCATATTGTTCAAAGACTTTTCTTCTGAGAGATGGGAAAAATACTCTGCCTTGTGTATTTTATGAAATAGTGAGTATCTGTTTAAGTATTCTTTGCAAAGCCTATGCcaacaaaaacatacaaatgcAGGCTATAATTCAACTGTAG